In Podospora pseudopauciseta strain CBS 411.78 chromosome 3, whole genome shotgun sequence, one genomic interval encodes:
- a CDS encoding hypothetical protein (EggNog:ENOG503NUZR), protein MQRKGARAFSGHSYGHTGHHHGGGGNHYSRLKPVELDPLSEYGLPSKGEKRLLSPKVQESYYSKIAERYLAFCTEAGDKDNLQKQFARLAVADTTPSSSASFPVISVPPSPLTSAPPTALPLPTPTSLPTGSFPDITFIATDNSKEQDQSGSLPSILSALRKLREALVATQRRDPFTIQVYLFAIRLGILAKSFESYYPALLYLLRSVHPFSNLTSVELAECVSYLVLDTACRRQDLAGAFKLRKEYKLKDKKVDAVLKALVGDNYVLWWRVKRGVDGYRVKLMEFADGDVKRRTLMAMGRAYLSLPREFLESQMEESWEGLRSKYGVGWELGGEKGEKVVIRKVGRG, encoded by the coding sequence ATGCAGAGAAAAGGTGCCAGAGCCTTCTCGGGCCACAGCTACGGCCACACAGGTCACCAtcatggcggcggcggcaaccaCTACTCCCGTCTCAAACCAGTCGAGCTCGACCCCCTCTCAGAATACGGCCTCCCCTCTAAAGGCGAAAAGAGACTACTCTCTCCCAAAGTCCAAGAGTCCTACTACTCCAAAATAGCAGAACGCTACCTCGCCTTCTGCACCGAAGCCGGCGACAAAGACAACCTCCAAAAACAATTCGCCCGCCTCGCCGTCGCGGAcaccaccccctcttcctccgccaGCTTCCCAGTCATCTCCgttcccccatcccccttaACCTCCGCCCCTCCCACCGCATTACcgctcccaacccccacctccctgcCCACCGGCAGCTTCCCCGACATCACCTTCATCGCCACCGACAACAGCAAAGAACAAGACCAGTCCggctccctcccctccatcctctccgccctccgcAAGCTCCGCGAGGCCCTCGTCGCCACCCAGCGCCGAGACCCCTTCACAATCCAAGTCTACCTCTTCGCCATCCGCCTCGGCATCCTCGCCAAGTCCTTCGAGTCGTACTACCCGGCTCTGCTCTACCTCCTCCGCTCTGtccaccccttctccaacctcacctctgTCGAGCTGGCCGAGTGCGTGTCCTATCTCGTTCTCGACACCGCCTGCAGAAGGCAAGACCTCGCCGGGGCGTTTAAGTTGCGGAAGGAGTACAAGTTGAAGGACAAAAAGGTGGACGCGGTGCTCAAGGCGCTGGTGGGGGACAACTATGTGCTTTGGTGGAGGGTcaagaggggggtggatgggtaCCGGGTGAAGCTGATGGAGTTTGCTGACGGGGATGTCAAGAGGCGGACgttgatggcgatggggAGGGCGTATTTGAGCTTGCCGAGGGAGTTTTTGGAGAGCCAGATGGAGGAGAGCTGGGAGGGGCTGAGGAGCAAGTatggggtggggtgggagctcggcggggagaagggggagaaggtggttATACGgaaggttgggaggggatga
- a CDS encoding hypothetical protein (EggNog:ENOG503P774; COG:S): MKYSAALVSLALATSVAAQGLADLPECARDCATQYLRGGIGNCGSDPECICKNSTFLDSIACCLVDVCNEADQKTAVSVAATLCKAFGVNDLPTAVTCATASPSATTPVRTSTRTTTAANTDTAVTTPAGTATTEATDAPSTTETDAPEESSATETETDADAQDASSTSTSTSTNFGPRPTVAAGLGAIGGLAAAFALL; encoded by the exons ATGAAGTACTCTGCTGCTCTGGTCTCCCTGGCTCTCGCCACCAGCGTCGCCGCCCAGGGCTTGGCTGATCTTCCCGAATGCGCT CGTGATTGTGCCACCCAGTACCTCCGTGGTGGGATTGGCAACTGTGGTAGCGACCCCGAGTGCATCTGCAAGAACAGCACCTTCCTCGACAGCATCGCCTGCTGCCTCGTCGACGTCTGCAATGAGGCGGACCAGAAGACCGCTGTTTCCGTTGCTGCGACG CTCTGCAAGGCCTTCGGCGTCAATGATCTCCCTACCGCTGTCACCTGCGCTACTGCCAGCCCCTCGGCCACCACTCCCGTTAGGACCTCGACTCGTACCACTACCGCTGCCAACACTGACACCGCCGTGACCACCCCCGCCGGTACCGCTACTACCGAGGCCACCGATGCtcccagcaccaccgagACTGATGCCCCTGAGGAGTCGTCCGCCACCGAGACCGAGACCGACGCTGATGCTCAGGATGCCTCTAGCACCAgtaccagcaccagcaccaactTCGGTCCCCGTCCCACCGTCGCCGCCGGCTTGGGTGCCATTGGtggtcttgctgctgcctttGCTCTCCTCTAA
- a CDS encoding hypothetical protein (COG:S; EggNog:ENOG503NTX3) yields MGLGVLEDRVMEHVPGTTRYFDDPERPQFSSEGVEGLKCDTSGRMPIILVPQPSDDPNDPLNWPLWKRDLITFILSVTAIFATCLGPILAANTLTLTEDFSVKFSKVAELTGWYLFGVGIAAFFFVPSGRLWGKRHLFVGGTILLIITSAWGGASRHNYASMAAARVFQGVATAPFESLVNVAVGDLYCVHQRGIRMAFTNLAVFGGAFFTPILVGKITHEIGWQWTFYFVAIFCGLCLPAVYFFCPETAYRRDQSLNTDMLSSDGPGAQQFFANTLNAPEKPEKTTKRDAPSTPDTLVGDDANQTQVGLSEIPISSAPAAPATSSTAAPVPTARASVVPPPKAAFKDSLAMFNGRKADENFVKLMLRPIVLFFHPAFFWACLIQGLMIGWTVFIGVILAQFFIGPPLWWGEVETGYAYTAAFVGAIVGFLIAGLLSDWSARLMTKWNKGIYEPEFRLFLIIPMMIFGCIGLYGWGPTADDLLWDIPPAIPLMFFGFQVAGMVIGAVASSLYIVDAYRDLAIEGFTIMIVFKNLLSFGLTLKAFQWLVLNQTKATPLFNIIGSVQLVVCLSSIPLYVFGKRMRSFYHRHDWLAFCKVR; encoded by the exons ATGGGGCTGGGAGTGCTGGAAGATCGGGTGATGGAACATGTGCCTG GCACAACCAGATACTTTGACGACCCGGAACGGCCGCAATTCTCTAGCGAGGGAGTCGAGGGCCTCAAGTGCGATACAAGCGGACGGATGCCCATCATTCTCGTCCCTCAACCATCAGATGACCCTAACGACCCCTTGAACTGGCCGTTATGGAAGCGCGATCTCATCACCTTTATTCTCTCCGTGACGGCCATCTTTGCGACGTGTCTTGGTCCAATTCTTGCCGCCAACACGCTGACCCTGACCGAAGATTTCTCGGTCAAATTCTCCAAGGTCGCCGAACTTACAGGATGGTATCTCTTCGGAGTCGGAAttgccgccttcttcttcgtccccTCGGGTCGTCTGTGGGGAAAGCGTCATTTGTTTGTGGGCGGAACCATCCTGCTGATCATCACCTCGGCTTGGGGAGGCGCATCGCGACACAACTATGCGAGCATGGCTGCTGCGAGAGTGTTTCAGGGTGTGGCCACAGCGCCGTTCGAGTCGCTTGTCAATGTTGCGGTGGGAGATCTGTACTGTGTGCATCAACGCGGCATTCGTATGGCCTTCACCAATCTGGCCGTCTTTGGTGGTGCCTTTTTCACCCCAATCCTGGTGGGCAAGATCACCCATGAGATTGGATGGCAGTGGACCTTTTACTTTGTCGCCATCTTCTGCGGCTTGTGCTTGCCGGCCGTATACTTCTTTTGCCCCGAAACCGCCTATCGGCGAGACCAGTCTCTCAACACTGATATGCTGTCGTCCGATGGCCCAGGCGCCCAACAGTTCTTCGCGAACACTTTGAACGCCCCTGAGAAGCCTGAGAAAACGACGAAGAGAGACGCTCCGTCCACTCCTGATACattggttggtgatgacgcCAACCAGACTCAGGTAGGACTTAGCGAGATCCCCATCTCTTCGGCACCTGCAGCTCCAGCCACTTCATCGACAGCCGCACCCGTCCCAACAGCTCGAGCGTCAGTGGTCCCTCCGCCCAAGGCGGCATTCAAAGACTCTCTTGCCATGTTCAACGGCCGCAAAGCCGACGAGAATTTCGTGAAGCTGATGTTGCGGCCAATCGTTCTGTTTTTCCATCCGGCCTTTTTCTGGGCATGCTTGATTCAGGGTTTGATGATTGGCTGGACAGTCTTCATTGGTGTCATTCTTGCTCAGTTCTTCATCGGCCCTCCTCTCTGGTGGGGCGAGGTTGAGACCGGATATGCATATACAGCGGCGTTTGTTGGCGCTATTGTCGGCTTCCTCATCGCTGGTCTCTTGTCCGACTGGAGTGCCCGTTTGATGACTAAGTGGAACAAGGGCATCTATGAGCCAGAATTCCGTCTGTTTCTCATCATTCCCATGATGATTTTTGGGTGCATTGGTCTGTATGGCTGGGGGCCTACCGCGGATGATCTTCTCTGGGACATTCCTCCTGCCATTCCGCTCATGTTCTTCGGTTTCCAGGTTGCTGGTATGGTTATTGGCGCAGTGGCCAGCTCGCTTTACATTGTGGATGCTTATC GCGACCTGGCTATCGAAGGCTTCACCATCATGATCGTCTTCAAGAACTTGCTCAGTTTTGGCCTCACCCTCAAGGCCTTCCAGTGGCTTGTCCTCAATCAGACCAAGGCTACTCCGTTGTTCAACATTATTGGTTCTGTGCAACTGGTTGTCTGCCTGTCCAGCATTCCGTTGT ACGTATTTGGTAAGCGCATGCGCAGCTTTTACCATCGCCACGACTGGTTGGCTTTCTGCAAGGTCAGGTAA